The genomic DNA ACCCTCGCCCCAGATGTTTCCTTGGAAAACATCGTGGTCATCGGGGATGCAGAGCGTTGGACGGTCTTTCATTGCTTCGCGGAATGACCAGCCGAATTGATAGAACTTGCGAAGGTAATTCAAGATCGCTGGGTCTGCTGGCTCACGAATAATGCCGTATCCACCATGTGACTCGTAAATCTGGTCGCCGGAAAAGTACAGCATGTCCGGATCGAGCTTCACAACATTGTTCGCGACCGGTTCATACGGAAAGGCGTAGTCGTTCTGGCAGGTCAGTGCGCCAAAACGAAGGGGGCGTCCGGTTGGATTCGCTTTAATGAGACCTGACCATTCGGATGAAACCGCTGCTTCACCCTTTCTCTTTTCTTTGTAGAGTACGCGGTATGGCGTTTCCTGTTTTTCATCCCAGTTCGGAATCCGAAAGGTTGCGACCCAGGCGTCAGTGTCGAGTGGAGCCTCTCCCAGTGAAGACCATTCTCCATTCTTGCGGATCTGAAGTTCGACTGTTTGATTGTCATCCTCACCAAGCGGGCCGGTCAGGGCACTCAGTTTTAGAACGAAACCTTCATCGCTGCGTGAATCGCTTAAGGAATACATTGTCCATAAGATCGGGCCGAATTCCCGCTCCGGACGAATGGTGAATGCTTCTCCAGAGACCGCCCAGTTTCGAAATCGGTATCGCGTCTTTCCGATGTCTCGATTCGGGTTGCGGCGGTTGGCAATATTATAGTTGTTGACCAGTGCGATGTTTCCCGGGAATGCCGTACCGGGCATTTGCGTCGATACGGTTTCAATTTGCTCACCCGCTTCTGAAAGTAGATTGAGTGTGACGCGATACCCTTTCGCATTTGGAGTCCCTTGAACCTGTAACGAAAACTTTTCCTGTTGGAAGTCTACCGGGAGATCTTTCACCGCTCCGCCGATTTGGAGCTTTCCTTTTGAAATGCCGATGTTGACCCCTCTGGGAATGAAGCAGTTGCTCCGATATTCATTGATGTCGCTCCGGATTCCCATGCGGAAACCAACCCCTCCATCGAGCCCTTTCTTTTCTGCAAGTTCGACGTCGACCGACATTGCGAACGGTTGGTTCGTTTCAGTGAATTCATGAGTGATCAGGTGGATATTCCGGTTACCGCCGAACGATTGGCATTCTGCCGCTCCCTCAACAACTTTCCAGTCCTCCATCGGATTTGCCCAGAATTGACGACCCAGCCAAACTCGATCAACCGTGTTCGCCCATTGATCGATGGGGGGCTGTGGTTTATTCGTCACAAGTTTTTGTGCTTGTGCGATTCGATCAAGTCCCAAAAGTGTCGATCCAAAACCGATCACTTTCAAAGCAACCCGTCGTGTCAAAGAAGTCATTCGTTGGCTCTCCATTGCTGTCTCAACTGTGAAAGATCACTGGAAACATCTTAATGACTTCAAACCGGAAGTTCGACAGGAGAGCTCAACGGAAACTTGTGTGAACTCAGCGAAGCGATTTTTCAACCCGCTCAGACAACTCGACAATCGACTGGCGGTAGTCTTGAAGAGTCGCTTTTGAATTGGGGCGAGGGATCAGAATCAGATCCAGGCCAGCGGGGATTCGATGTTGTTCCAGGCGAAACGCCTCTTTGAGGAGTCGCCGTATGCGGTGACGTGCAATCGAGTTTCCGTTCTTCTTGGAAACGCTCAAGCCAATCCGAGACCAGCCAAGGTCATTCCGAGCAGCGAAGATCAACAGCGTTCGATTACTTGCTCTTTGTTTCAGAGAGTAGATTCTTTGATAGTCGAGAGAACTGCGAACTCGCCGAAACTTGGGGAACTTTAAGCGTTCAGAATTTTCGTGGTCGTTCACCGAAGTGTCCACTTGATTACGGGGATTCTCTCTTTACCAAACGGGAGAGGATAGAGCCCACAATCAACTGGTGCAAGAACGGATCGTCAGGAGCTGGGGCTCAACTTATTGTTCTTTGGGATGATTGTCTTAGCTGGGGTGAACGGGACAATGGTCCCGTTCTACGGCTCGGAGCCCGTTCTACCTTTGGTTTTCTTTCCGTTTGATGCGAGGCGCATCGGTTGCTGTGTTTGCAGAATTAATCTTTACAGCAAGAAAAGCAGCTATGGTGATCTTAACTGGTGTAGGAACAGGCTTTGAGAGATGGCAAATGATGCAGCTTCAAAGGCAGGGACTTCAGGAACTGGGGCTCAACTTATTGTTCTTTGGGATGATTGTCTTAGCTGGGGTGAACGGGACAATGGTCCCGTTCTACGGCTTACGTGAAGCATGTTCTAAAATGCTCGCATCTGAGGGAACTGATAGGCCTTGGCGTTGGGATTACTGGAGATTCCGTCTGCAGTTGGGCTCAGTGATTCTCTGGGAATTGGAGGAGCGACCAATTTTTGTTTTCCAGACCGCAGACGGGAATCTCCAGCGTCCCCACGAACGCTCTCTTGGTTCATACTGGAGTTGTTGATTTGTGATGGGCGATTCGATTCAGGCTGATGAACGGTTTTTACTGGTGCCGGTCCGGTTCTTCTGGATGCAGATCGCAAGCCTCGTGGGATCATGGCGAGTGGTTCAGGTTCGTCAGGACTCTGCGAACGAATGACTTCTCCATGGCCAGCTTGTCCTGCATCAGCAAGAGCTTCTCCAGCTGGCAGCTGGAATTCTGGGCTGCCTGCGAGGACCCAATCGGTCCACTCAGCTTCAAGGTCGTTAATCTTTTTGAAGCCGTAATGTTTTTGGATGGCAGCTGTCCAGCCGTGGGTATGGGCATCGTCAAGAAAGTTCAGATAGACGGTGCGACCTTCTTCTCCTTTTTGTCCAACAAGAAAGCGAGCCAGTGAAAAGCCTTCGGCGTACAGAGTCAAAACGTCCTGCATATCTTCTGGGTATTCACGGATCGTCAACAGTTTTTGCAGCGGGATTCGACGATTTGTTTTGATTACTCTGTCGAGAGTTTCGATCTGACGAGCTTGTTCTGAGCGATGTTCGAAGAGAGTTGCTGCCCCTTCATCTGCCCAGCGGGGCAACGGGCGACGAAAGTGTGAAGCAAAGATTGTGTGATTCACTTCGTGTGGGATAACGGAATCCAGAATTCGCTCAAGTGTTCCTTGAACTTTCATATCCCAACCGTAGACCTGTCCACCATCGAAGGTGAAAGTTGTTGATCCACCAGCACCGATTTGACCAACTTTGACTGAGATGGGACAAGGGCGATACCAGTTTGGCAGTTTTTTCCCAAGCCAGGCAATTGCCAGATCTTCGCGCCAGACCTCGGCACATCGGCCGACTTTTCTGGCGATCTCGTCAGAAGGTGCTGTGACGATAAAATTCGTTGTCTGGTGCGTCGCACCAACAGCTACGTTCGAGAAGAAACAGACTGTCAGACAGACCGCAACGTTTCGCAGTTTCGCATCCATGCGCTAGACCGTGTCGATTAGTTTGTCGGGAGGGGGATTTTCGCCGGGGTGGCGGGGATCAGGCTTCAGCATTGTGTCGATTCGCGAGTTCCATGCGTTTCGACACTTTTTGTTAATGCAACTGCCGGACCAATTGCTGTATCGAACTAAGTTCTCTGCGTGGCGAATTCGCAAGTGGTTTCTAGGTAACGGCTTACGGGTTTGTTGGAGGGTTGGGGCGGGCCAGCCTGTTCTTGAAAAAAATTCAAAGTCAGATGATGCAAGATGCAGCAATTACATTTATATACCGTTCCCATTGCAGGTCAATCAGTTCTTTTTCTTGGGACGGAACGCCACGATTTTCTCTGGGACAGTTTCTAGGTATGGCCCTCCGATAAGATCGATGCAGTAAGGAATCGCAGGCATGACAGCATCGAGGCATTCCTTGATTGCCTTTGGCTGTCCGGGGAGATTGACAATGAGTGAACCTCCCCGAATCCCGGCGGTCTGGCGGGAGAGTATTGCGGTCGGGACTGCTTTCAGTGACTCCTGCCTCATCAACTCTCCGAAGCCTGGCATCATCTTTTCACATACAGCTTCTGTTGCTTCGGGGGTGATGTCACGATGGGCAGGGCCTGTGCCTCCTGTGGTGACGATCAAGCAGCAGTTCTCTGTGTCTGCGAGTTTCATCAACGTTTCGTCCACCAATGGACGCTCATCTGGGATGATCTCCCGGACTGGCTCCCAATCGGATTTGAGAACCGCTGAAAAGTAGTCAACTAAAGCGGGACCTCCGCGATCTTCGTACTCTCCCCGGCTTGCCCGGTCAGAAACAGTGACAATTCCGATACGTGCTTTTGTAGTCATTTACGTAATTTCAGTTTCGCTAAGAATTCAAGTTCAGCCAGATGATTTCACTGATCAACAATCCATCCTTTGACCTGGCATTTTCAATGCTGGTCGTACCCGTGAAGGTCACATTCATGACTTCATAGACTGCTCTAAACGGATGTTCTTCGAAGGAGCCTCTTTGCACGAGTTCTCCAAAAGAGATGTTTTCGGGCAATCGCTTTCGGGCTTGAGTCGAGATCAACAATAATGCTTTGTAGTGTCTGACGTGCTGCTTCTTTTTGATTGTTTTCAATTTGTAGCTTCGCCAACAGGTACATCGCTTCAGGTTGTCGCCACTTCTTCGCATGTTTTTCAAGGTGAGCCAATGCCTGCTCATTCTGATGCAGACCTGCGAGGCTTTTCGCGTAAAGATGAGAGACATCACCGAACTTGTACGATTCGTCAACTTCCAGGATCTTCTCCAACTTCTCTTTTGCCAGTTCGTACTGATCAAGCTGATACTCAAGCGAAGCGGCTCCCCACAAGGCTGCGAGGTTGTCTGGTTCTTTCTCCAGAGCTTTCAGGAAGGCAGCGAGTCCCTTTTCTTTGAGGCCAACTTTGCGAAGTGCTTCTCCATACTGGACAAACTGGTGCGCATTCCCAATTTGCAGTGTTGCCGTTTCCAAGACCCTTAATTCTCGACCTTTGGTCCAGCGATGTGTGAATGCTGGCAGTTTGACTTGGCTACTCGGCAGCCAGCGAGCGATGAAGTAGATGAATGGGCCAAATGGCTGGGTTAACAGAATAATCCACAACCACAGGAATCGACCCGGGTCGTTTCGGACACAATAGTACATCATCCAGATCAGAAACGGGAGATATAACAGACTCATCCAACCAGTAGTGAGCGCCCAGAGGTAGTCAAGAGGCGTAATTTCAACTGGAAGGGACTCTTGAGCCGCCTCGTACTCGAAGCGCTCAGTGGTCCCCGTCGCTTGTTCGAATATCAACCACATCTGTTTGGTGTCTCTGAAAAAAGTCGCTGAGAGTGTCCATCGTCAGGCATATTGTTTCATATTTTTCGCCTCTTTGCATCTGCAAGAGTTTGCACCTCAATTCCAATAGCAATCACAGACGGTTTCGAACTCGTATCAAGACTCACAGAAGTCAGACTCAGCTTCTCGTAACCTTCATTGTTTATTATCCTGCCCTGTTAGCAGCATTCAATTTCGACAAACTGCCAATTTTTTGGAGTCCTTCATGAGTTCGTACGAATCCGCAGAACGCTATTTCAATCACGCTGCAGAGGTGATGGGGCTTTCGGACAATATGGGTAAGCTTTTGAAAACTCCACAACGAGAGGTGAAAGTTCAAATTGCAATTGAAATGGACGACGGGCTAATCGGAACGTTCATTGGGTATCGCATTCAGCACAATAAAGCTCGTGGCCCCATGAAAGGTGGCTTGCGATTTCACCCAGAAGTGGATGGGGATGAGGTCCTTGCGTTAGCTTCACTGATGACATGGAAGACTGCTGTCGTCAACATCCCGTACGGGGGGGCGAAAGGAGGCATTTCAGTCGACACGTCAGCTCTCTCGCATCGTGAACTCGAAAGTATCACTCGGAAATTCGTCGACGAAATTCATGACATCTTTGGTCCGGATACCGACATTCCAGCCCCGGATATGGGAACGAATTCGCAAATCATGGCCTGGATCATGAATCAGTATGAAAAATACCATGGGTACAATCCGGCTTGTGTGACAGGAAAACCTGTCGAACTCCACGGAGCCGATGGACGGGAAGAAGCAACTGGTCGTGGTGTTGCGATCGTCACAAAGGCCGCAATGACCAAACTGAAAAAGCCGGTCGAAGGGGCACGCGTCGCGATCCAGGGGTTTGGAAACGTTGGAAGTTTTGCCGCTTCAATTCTCCACAAAATGGGAGCGAAGATTGTGGCCGTCTCTGATGCTTTTGGTGGCATTCAGAACCAGGATGGACTAGATATCCCTGAACTCTTGAAGCATATGGAGAAACACAAGAAGGTTGAAGAGTTCGAAGGATCTGAACCAATTGACAATGCCGGCTTGTTCGCTGCAGATGTCGATGTTCTGATTCCGGCTGCGATAGGTGGTGTGTTGACGAAAGAGAACGCGGATGATGTCAGAGCTAAGCTCATCGTCGAAGCGGCGAACAACCCGACAACCTCTGAGGCAGATTACATTCTCGAACGCAAAGGCATTTTGGTGGTCCCGGATATTCTGGCGAATGCTGGGGGGGTGACCGTGAGTTACTTCGAATGGGTACAGAATCGGCAGCATTTCAGCTGGGAGCTTGAGGAAGTTCGCAAAAGACTTGAGAAGATCATGACCACCGCATTTGATCGCGTTTGGAAGGTGGCGGAAGAAAAGAAAGTCTCACCCAGAATAGCTGCCTATGTGCTAGGAATCGGTCGCGTTGGGCGGGCAACCGTCCTCGGCGGGATTTGAATGTAAAAGTTCACTCAGAAAACCAATAGAAAATCGTAATCTCGATTACGCAGCCACGTAGAATGGAATGTGGGGGAACATTGTCAGTCGATGAATGGTCCGTTTGAGACCGTTCGGAATTGACTCAAATTTCAATCATTAGGATGAAGTGATGTCACCTGAAGCTAAAAAACATATCCAGCAATTTCATAAGGAGATTAGATCTAGTCGTATCCTCGACAACCTCACTTTGGGCGAGATCGAGAGGATGGGGGATCACGTTCGTTTTGACGACTTTATTAAGGGAGCCGATATTCTCTCTGAAGGAAACACCTATCAAGGGTTGTGGCTCATTCTTGATGGGACGTGTAAGGTCATCAAACGCTGCGGTGACCAGGAAAATGTTCTCGCCACTCTTGAACCGGGGACCGTGTTCGGGGAGATGTCTTTCTTTGAATGTGTTCCACATTCGGCATCGGTTCGGGCGGAGACGAACGTTAAAACACTCTGCTTGACACGTGAAGAATTCGAAGCCCTGCGGACTTCTTGTGGGACAGTGAACGAGAAAATTGCGATCAATCTTGTGAAGTTGATTTCAGAACGTTTGCGTCGAATGGATGGCTGGACGTGTGAGTTGATTGAAACAGATGGAAGTACTCAGCAGCATCAAGAATGGCATGATTTCCGAGCAAGA from Thalassoglobus polymorphus includes the following:
- a CDS encoding alkaline phosphatase D family protein: MTSLTRRVALKVIGFGSTLLGLDRIAQAQKLVTNKPQPPIDQWANTVDRVWLGRQFWANPMEDWKVVEGAAECQSFGGNRNIHLITHEFTETNQPFAMSVDVELAEKKGLDGGVGFRMGIRSDINEYRSNCFIPRGVNIGISKGKLQIGGAVKDLPVDFQQEKFSLQVQGTPNAKGYRVTLNLLSEAGEQIETVSTQMPGTAFPGNIALVNNYNIANRRNPNRDIGKTRYRFRNWAVSGEAFTIRPEREFGPILWTMYSLSDSRSDEGFVLKLSALTGPLGEDDNQTVELQIRKNGEWSSLGEAPLDTDAWVATFRIPNWDEKQETPYRVLYKEKRKGEAAVSSEWSGLIKANPTGRPLRFGALTCQNDYAFPYEPVANNVVKLDPDMLYFSGDQIYESHGGYGIIREPADPAILNYLRKFYQFGWSFREAMKDRPTLCIPDDHDVFQGNIWGEGGAKMKGIDQGASSKGGYREPAKMVNVVHTTCVSHHPDFYDPAPSKQDISVYFGDVVYGDVSFAVIADRQWKSGPEHVDTASGRADHVPDKDFDTSVLDKPGLVLLGERQEEFLKAWSEDWRGHSMKVVLSQTVFAGVATHHGNYDGYLKADLDSGGWPQTARNRAIDIIRKSKTLHINGDQHLTTLCQYGVHKQRDSNWSFCPPAIGVGYPRWWRPDEIEMPHEKRPQHGLANTGEYIDGLGNKVYVYAVGNPEVATEKNRYDRAEQKGSGFGLVTIDTSKKTFHIESFRFLIDVTDGKPSNQFPGWPVTIHQSENSGENKLS
- the rnpA gene encoding ribonuclease P protein component, producing MNDHENSERLKFPKFRRVRSSLDYQRIYSLKQRASNRTLLIFAARNDLGWSRIGLSVSKKNGNSIARHRIRRLLKEAFRLEQHRIPAGLDLILIPRPNSKATLQDYRQSIVELSERVEKSLR
- a CDS encoding gluzincin family metallopeptidase; protein product: MDAKLRNVAVCLTVCFFSNVAVGATHQTTNFIVTAPSDEIARKVGRCAEVWREDLAIAWLGKKLPNWYRPCPISVKVGQIGAGGSTTFTFDGGQVYGWDMKVQGTLERILDSVIPHEVNHTIFASHFRRPLPRWADEGAATLFEHRSEQARQIETLDRVIKTNRRIPLQKLLTIREYPEDMQDVLTLYAEGFSLARFLVGQKGEEGRTVYLNFLDDAHTHGWTAAIQKHYGFKKINDLEAEWTDWVLAGSPEFQLPAGEALADAGQAGHGEVIRSQSPDEPEPLAMIPRGLRSASRRTGPAPVKTVHQPESNRPSQINNSSMNQESVRGDAGDSRLRSGKQKLVAPPIPRESLSPTADGISSNPNAKAYQFPQMRAF
- the mog gene encoding molybdopterin adenylyltransferase, translated to MTTKARIGIVTVSDRASRGEYEDRGGPALVDYFSAVLKSDWEPVREIIPDERPLVDETLMKLADTENCCLIVTTGGTGPAHRDITPEATEAVCEKMMPGFGELMRQESLKAVPTAILSRQTAGIRGGSLIVNLPGQPKAIKECLDAVMPAIPYCIDLIGGPYLETVPEKIVAFRPKKKN
- a CDS encoding tetratricopeptide repeat protein, whose product is MWLIFEQATGTTERFEYEAAQESLPVEITPLDYLWALTTGWMSLLYLPFLIWMMYYCVRNDPGRFLWLWIILLTQPFGPFIYFIARWLPSSQVKLPAFTHRWTKGRELRVLETATLQIGNAHQFVQYGEALRKVGLKEKGLAAFLKALEKEPDNLAALWGAASLEYQLDQYELAKEKLEKILEVDESYKFGDVSHLYAKSLAGLHQNEQALAHLEKHAKKWRQPEAMYLLAKLQIENNQKEAARQTLQSIIVDLDSSPKAIARKHLFWRTRAKRLLRRTSV
- a CDS encoding Glu/Leu/Phe/Val family dehydrogenase; translation: MSSYESAERYFNHAAEVMGLSDNMGKLLKTPQREVKVQIAIEMDDGLIGTFIGYRIQHNKARGPMKGGLRFHPEVDGDEVLALASLMTWKTAVVNIPYGGAKGGISVDTSALSHRELESITRKFVDEIHDIFGPDTDIPAPDMGTNSQIMAWIMNQYEKYHGYNPACVTGKPVELHGADGREEATGRGVAIVTKAAMTKLKKPVEGARVAIQGFGNVGSFAASILHKMGAKIVAVSDAFGGIQNQDGLDIPELLKHMEKHKKVEEFEGSEPIDNAGLFAADVDVLIPAAIGGVLTKENADDVRAKLIVEAANNPTTSEADYILERKGILVVPDILANAGGVTVSYFEWVQNRQHFSWELEEVRKRLEKIMTTAFDRVWKVAEEKKVSPRIAAYVLGIGRVGRATVLGGI
- a CDS encoding cyclic nucleotide-binding domain-containing protein, whose amino-acid sequence is MSPEAKKHIQQFHKEIRSSRILDNLTLGEIERMGDHVRFDDFIKGADILSEGNTYQGLWLILDGTCKVIKRCGDQENVLATLEPGTVFGEMSFFECVPHSASVRAETNVKTLCLTREEFEALRTSCGTVNEKIAINLVKLISERLRRMDGWTCELIETDGSTQQHQEWHDFRARLYSDIFD